The Acidimicrobiia bacterium genomic interval GCGATGGATCCGCGCCTGACCGCGCTGGTCACGCCGATCGCGGAGGAGGTCCGATGATCGAGGAAGACACCCTCGCCGACCTGCTCGCCGAGCACGCGCTCCGGATCCCGGTGCCCGCCGCCGGCGTCGACGCGCTCCTCGTGCGCGCGCCCGAGGTGGAGCGCCGGGCGCTCGCACGCCGGATGCCCCGACCGTCGGCCCGCGTGCTCGCGGGTGCAGCCGCGTTGTGCCTCGCGGCCGGAGGGTGCGTCGCGCTCGTCCGGTCGGGTGGCGGCGCGTCGTCGTCGGGGTCGACCGCGGCCGGCGGGATCGCGGGCCTCGCGACCTCCTCGCCGCCGACATCCGCGGTGGGGTTGCACGGCGCCGCCCTGCCGTCGCAACGGGGGATCGACCGCGTCGCCGGCGACACCGTGCAGAAGGCTGATGTGCCGGCTGCGACCTCGGCCACGCGCACGACGGCGAACAGCACCGTCACCGCGCCGACCGACACCGCGAAGGTGATCCGCACCGCGACCGTCGACCTCCGCATCGCGCGGCATTCGTTCGGCGGTGTAGTGGCGCGCGTGACGACGATCAGCGCGTCCGAGGGTGGCTTCATCGCGAACGCCGACACGAACGAAGCCGCGTCGATCCCGAGCGGGTCGATGACCGTGCGCGTGCCGTCGGCGCGCTTCAACGACACGGTCGGAAAGCTGC includes:
- a CDS encoding DUF4349 domain-containing protein, whose translation is MIEEDTLADLLAEHALRIPVPAAGVDALLVRAPEVERRALARRMPRPSARVLAGAAALCLAAGGCVALVRSGGGASSSGSTAAGGIAGLATSSPPTSAVGLHGAALPSQRGIDRVAGDTVQKADVPAATSATRTTANSTVTAPTDTAKVIRTATVDLRIARHSFGGVVARVTTISASEGGFIANADTNEAASIPSGSMTVRVPSARFNDTVGKLRALGTVERETTHGNDVTGQYTDLRARLNAATATRDAYLAILQHATNIGDVLAVQDRIQGVQTQIDQLQGQINQLDNQTTYATIALSITEPQPKAKPIVKAHKPSGISTAWDNARNGFSRRIEGLISHSGSALVILLSLALLAVALRLLVPRARRLLV